One genomic window of Blastopirellula retiformator includes the following:
- a CDS encoding sulfatase family protein, which produces MHRLRNLALAALLVSLVSPPALAAKPKNIVLIYADDIGYGDFSCYGAKTFSTPNVDRIAKEGLQFTDGHCGSATCTPSRYSLLTGRYAWRQKGTGILPGDASLIIPTDEVTLPSMLRDAGYKTGVVGKWHLGLGNGNVNWNEKIAPGPLECGFDYSFLIPATGDRVPCVYVENHHVVGLDPNDPIEISYRDPIGDEPTGKENPDLLKMKLTHGHDKTIVNGISRIGYMSGGKSARWVDEDMADDITEKAVAFIDDNADQPFFLYFSTHDIHVPRVPHPRFVGKSGHGPRGDAILQFDWCVGQILDALDRHKLTDDTLLILSSDNGPVLDDGYVDQAVELLGEHKPAGPYRGGKYSSYEGGTRVPTIVRWPAEVKPGESDALVCQIDFLTSLAKLTGQTLPNEAAPDSLDVSEALFGESKIGRDELVEHARSLGLRSGDWKYIEAKGKNKPQLYNLSKDIGEEQNLANSSPEKLKEMQLQLEAIRQAGRTRE; this is translated from the coding sequence ATGCATCGACTGAGAAATCTTGCCCTGGCCGCGCTGCTGGTCAGTTTGGTCTCGCCGCCGGCGCTGGCCGCCAAGCCGAAAAATATCGTCCTGATCTACGCCGACGACATCGGGTACGGCGACTTCAGCTGCTATGGCGCCAAAACGTTCTCGACTCCCAATGTCGACCGGATCGCCAAAGAAGGGCTGCAGTTTACCGATGGGCACTGCGGTTCAGCCACCTGCACGCCGTCGCGCTACTCGCTGCTGACCGGGCGCTACGCCTGGCGGCAAAAAGGGACCGGCATTCTGCCGGGCGACGCGTCGCTGATCATCCCGACCGACGAAGTGACGCTGCCGTCGATGCTGCGTGATGCCGGCTACAAGACCGGCGTCGTCGGCAAATGGCACCTGGGTTTAGGCAACGGCAACGTCAACTGGAACGAAAAGATCGCTCCGGGTCCGCTCGAGTGCGGGTTCGACTACTCGTTCCTGATTCCGGCGACCGGCGATCGCGTCCCGTGCGTCTACGTCGAAAATCATCATGTCGTCGGGCTCGATCCCAACGATCCAATCGAGATCAGCTACCGCGATCCGATCGGCGACGAACCGACCGGCAAAGAGAACCCCGACCTGCTGAAGATGAAGCTGACGCACGGTCATGACAAGACGATCGTCAACGGCATCAGCCGCATCGGCTACATGAGCGGCGGCAAGTCGGCTCGCTGGGTCGACGAAGACATGGCCGACGACATCACCGAAAAGGCGGTCGCATTTATCGACGACAACGCCGATCAGCCCTTCTTCCTATATTTCTCGACGCACGACATCCACGTTCCCCGCGTTCCCCATCCTCGATTCGTCGGCAAGAGCGGCCACGGTCCTCGCGGCGATGCGATCCTGCAGTTCGACTGGTGCGTCGGCCAAATCCTGGACGCCCTCGATCGTCACAAGCTGACCGACGACACGCTGCTGATCTTGTCGAGCGACAACGGCCCGGTGCTGGACGACGGTTACGTCGATCAGGCGGTCGAACTGCTCGGCGAACACAAGCCGGCCGGTCCTTATCGTGGCGGCAAGTACAGCAGCTACGAAGGAGGCACCCGGGTGCCGACCATCGTCCGCTGGCCCGCCGAAGTGAAGCCGGGCGAGTCGGACGCGCTCGTCTGCCAGATCGACTTTCTGACCTCGCTGGCCAAGCTAACCGGTCAGACGCTCCCCAACGAAGCCGCGCCCGATAGCCTGGACGTTTCCGAAGCGCTGTTCGGCGAATCGAAGATCGGCCGCGACGAGCTGGTCGAACATGCCCGCTCTTTAGGACTTCGCAGCGGAGACTGGAAGTACATCGAAGCGAAGGGCAAGAACAAACCGCAACTCTACAATCTCTCCAAAGACATCGGCGAAGAACAGAACCTCGCCAACTCGTCGCCGGAGAAGCTGAAAGAAATGCAACTGCAGCTAGAAGCGATCCGCCAAGCCGGCCGCACCCGCGAGTAG
- a CDS encoding nucleoside deaminase, which yields MISPTELMKLAINKAKEGIAAGQSPFGCAIALEGKVVAVSHNIVLQTTDVTAHAEVTALRVACQNVGEILLEGAQVATTCEPCPMCAAAIHWSRAGEVYFGATIEDAAEAGFNELRMPAGQLYEVGGSETKLIADVERAACRELFALWKSSGSAISY from the coding sequence ATGATTTCGCCCACAGAACTAATGAAATTGGCCATTAACAAAGCCAAAGAGGGGATCGCCGCCGGCCAGTCGCCGTTTGGATGCGCGATCGCGCTGGAGGGCAAAGTGGTCGCCGTGTCACACAATATTGTGCTGCAAACGACCGATGTGACCGCCCACGCCGAAGTCACCGCGCTGCGGGTCGCTTGTCAGAACGTGGGAGAAATTTTGCTGGAAGGCGCCCAGGTCGCGACCACCTGTGAGCCCTGCCCGATGTGTGCGGCGGCGATTCATTGGTCGCGGGCCGGCGAGGTTTACTTCGGCGCGACAATCGAAGACGCCGCCGAGGCGGGCTTCAATGAACTACGGATGCCCGCAGGTCAGCTCTACGAAGTTGGTGGGAGCGAGACGAAGCTGATCGCCGACGTCGAGCGGGCGGCCTGCCGCGAATTGTTCGCCCTGTGGAAAAGCAGCGGCTCAGCGATTTCTTATTAG
- the queF gene encoding preQ(1) synthase, with the protein MATQFRDILETFENQNPGRDYNIEIVCPEFTSVCPKTGQPDFGTLIFNYIPEEKCVELKSLKMYLQAFRNEGIFYENVTNRILDDLVAVLSPRWMHLEARFTPRGGISTNVTVEHYVETPDDE; encoded by the coding sequence ATGGCGACTCAGTTTCGCGATATTCTAGAAACTTTCGAAAATCAGAACCCGGGCCGCGATTACAACATCGAAATCGTCTGCCCCGAATTTACGTCGGTTTGCCCCAAAACGGGCCAGCCTGACTTCGGTACGCTGATCTTCAACTATATTCCCGAAGAGAAGTGCGTCGAGCTGAAAAGCCTGAAGATGTACCTCCAGGCCTTCCGCAACGAGGGAATCTTCTACGAAAACGTCACCAATCGCATCCTCGACGATCTAGTCGCCGTCCTCTCGCCCCGCTGGATGCACCTGGAAGCTCGCTTCACGCCGCGCGGCGGCATCAGCACCAACGTCACGGTCGAGCACTACGTCGAAACGCCCGACGACGAGTAA
- a CDS encoding 7-carboxy-7-deazaguanine synthase QueE — protein sequence MRIAEIYRSVQGEGALTGVTSTFVRASGCNLRCWFCDTPHASWRPEGEDLSVAEILGRIALLDCSHVVLTGGEPMLFAEMIPLCEGIHAAGRHITIETAGTLYLPLACDLMSISPKMSNSAPAMDDYPRWHRRHEQTRTAPDVIRRLTEEHAYQFKFVIDRPADAEEALRYLERFPQIDRTSVFMMPQGAEQCELETTGKWLQPWCDQHQLQFGPRRQIEWYGAVRGT from the coding sequence GTGCGTATCGCCGAAATCTATCGTTCCGTCCAAGGGGAAGGGGCTCTCACCGGAGTCACCAGCACCTTCGTACGCGCCTCGGGCTGCAATCTTCGCTGCTGGTTTTGCGACACTCCGCACGCGTCGTGGCGGCCCGAAGGGGAAGATCTGTCGGTCGCCGAAATTCTGGGGCGGATCGCCCTGCTTGATTGTAGCCACGTCGTTTTGACCGGGGGCGAGCCGATGTTGTTCGCCGAAATGATCCCACTATGCGAGGGGATTCATGCCGCCGGTCGTCACATCACGATCGAAACCGCCGGCACGCTCTACCTGCCGCTGGCCTGCGACTTGATGTCGATCAGCCCGAAGATGTCGAATTCGGCCCCGGCGATGGACGACTATCCGCGCTGGCATCGTCGCCACGAGCAAACCCGCACGGCGCCCGATGTGATCCGCCGCTTGACGGAAGAGCACGCGTATCAGTTCAAGTTTGTAATCGATCGCCCGGCCGACGCCGAAGAGGCGCTGCGGTACCTGGAGCGATTCCCGCAGATCGACCGGACCAGCGTCTTTATGATGCCGCAAGGCGCCGAGCAGTGCGAACTGGAAACGACCGGCAAGTGGCTACAGCCTTGGTGCGATCAGCACCAGTTGCAGTTCGGCCCGCGACGGCAGATCGAATGGTACGGCGCGGTTCGCGGGACGTAG
- a CDS encoding amidohydrolase has product MNDDSTDQRRMEAIDAQLAHLWMVRTFLKHAEETEEDDELQDVARALYDYMLALGGPLESGDPTAYLKQAKKKFAKLRRASELFQEIQPEISDHTNFKMAAASCKTVIAELERLLA; this is encoded by the coding sequence ATGAACGACGACAGCACCGATCAACGCCGCATGGAGGCGATCGACGCCCAACTCGCGCATCTTTGGATGGTCCGCACGTTTCTCAAGCACGCCGAAGAAACGGAAGAGGACGACGAACTGCAAGACGTGGCGCGAGCATTGTACGACTACATGCTCGCGCTCGGCGGCCCGCTGGAAAGCGGCGATCCAACCGCCTATCTGAAACAGGCGAAGAAGAAGTTCGCCAAACTCCGCCGCGCCAGCGAGTTGTTCCAAGAGATCCAGCCCGAGATCTCGGACCACACCAACTTCAAAATGGCCGCCGCCAGTTGCAAGACGGTGATCGCGGAGCTGGAACGGTTGTTGGCCTAG
- a CDS encoding PIG-L deacetylase family protein — protein MTRSVLAIAAHPDDIEFLIAGALLALAEAGYELHYWNIADGCCGSMVTDRETTARIRLGEAEAAAASIGATFHAPLCADLEVFYNLDLLAKVTSVIRSIEPEIILTHAPSDYMEDHMQVARLAVTGAFCRGMPNFAVDPPQAITGQKVTVYHAQPYQNRDPLGKLVLPELFVDTTDLVERKVEMLACHKSQKEWLDQSQGMGSYLEALRDMDRQVGALSEQFQFAEGYRRHLYAGFCDKEDDPLAKALAGRVLRNPAY, from the coding sequence ATGACCCGTTCCGTCTTGGCCATCGCGGCCCATCCTGACGATATCGAGTTTCTGATAGCGGGCGCCTTACTAGCGCTCGCCGAGGCTGGATACGAGCTGCACTATTGGAATATCGCCGATGGCTGCTGCGGCAGTATGGTGACCGATCGTGAGACGACCGCCCGCATTCGCCTGGGCGAAGCGGAGGCTGCCGCGGCGTCGATCGGCGCGACCTTCCACGCGCCGCTCTGCGCCGATCTGGAGGTCTTCTACAACCTTGATCTGTTGGCGAAAGTGACGTCGGTCATTCGTAGCATCGAGCCCGAGATCATCCTGACACACGCCCCCAGCGACTACATGGAAGACCACATGCAGGTCGCCCGGTTGGCGGTAACCGGAGCGTTTTGCCGCGGCATGCCGAACTTTGCCGTCGATCCGCCACAAGCGATCACCGGGCAGAAGGTGACGGTCTATCACGCCCAGCCGTATCAAAACCGCGACCCGCTTGGCAAACTGGTTTTGCCAGAGCTGTTTGTCGATACGACCGACCTGGTCGAGCGGAAGGTCGAGATGCTGGCCTGCCATAAGAGCCAGAAGGAGTGGCTCGATCAAAGCCAAGGAATGGGTTCGTATCTTGAGGCGCTCCGCGACATGGATCGCCAGGTCGGCGCACTGAGCGAGCAGTTCCAGTTCGCCGAAGGCTACCGCCGCCATCTCTATGCTGGCTTCTGCGATAAAGAGGATGACCCGCTCGCAAAGGCATTGGCCGGTCGCGTGCTGCGTAATCCAGCTTACTGA
- a CDS encoding sugar phosphate isomerase family, whose protein sequence is MRPRSILAPEWWDFTTLDREILDDAARLTMEDLEGFSREGFEVRMYDTLEDFYLAEALEYITAWKQATADNPCGICGPIGPTEQLPLVARLVNELELDLKHAHFWGMDEWVIDGKEVPFEFPLGFAKADTDMLFSKIKPELRMPQENIHFPKADVSEYVASWDAARCLVMQGGQGDVKHWAFNDPFPRTGDYVDAPPSPEEFCQLCTRVVDLHPVTVMQNARTSGGGVVTEVPTSAVTVGPKETWKSECVSIWQAGTHDNPFGQRLTALMIAKKIPDSAVPMSLLADHPNVRFNYFRGGLGTCTVSMH, encoded by the coding sequence ATGCGACCGCGCAGCATTCTGGCTCCCGAGTGGTGGGACTTTACGACGCTGGACCGTGAGATTTTGGACGACGCCGCTCGGCTGACGATGGAAGACCTCGAAGGCTTCTCCCGCGAAGGCTTCGAGGTGCGGATGTACGACACGCTCGAAGATTTCTACCTGGCCGAAGCGCTCGAATACATCACCGCCTGGAAGCAGGCGACCGCCGACAACCCGTGCGGCATCTGCGGCCCGATCGGCCCGACCGAACAACTGCCGCTGGTCGCTCGGTTGGTCAACGAGTTGGAACTCGACCTGAAGCACGCACACTTCTGGGGCATGGACGAATGGGTGATCGACGGCAAGGAAGTGCCGTTTGAGTTTCCGCTCGGTTTCGCCAAAGCCGATACCGACATGCTGTTCAGCAAGATCAAACCCGAGCTGCGCATGCCGCAGGAAAACATTCACTTTCCCAAGGCGGACGTCAGCGAGTACGTCGCGTCATGGGATGCGGCCCGCTGTTTGGTGATGCAGGGGGGCCAAGGGGATGTGAAGCACTGGGCCTTCAACGATCCCTTCCCGCGAACCGGCGATTATGTTGACGCTCCCCCTTCGCCGGAAGAATTCTGTCAGCTCTGCACCCGCGTCGTCGATCTGCACCCGGTCACGGTGATGCAAAACGCTCGGACCAGCGGCGGCGGCGTGGTGACCGAAGTGCCGACCTCGGCCGTAACGGTCGGGCCGAAAGAAACCTGGAAGTCGGAATGCGTTTCGATCTGGCAGGCCGGCACGCATGACAATCCGTTTGGTCAACGCTTGACGGCGCTGATGATCGCGAAGAAGATTCCGGACTCGGCCGTGCCGATGTCGCTGTTGGCCGATCACCCCAACGTCCGCTTCAATTATTTCCGCGGCGGTTTGGGAACCTGCACTGTTTCGATGCACTAA
- a CDS encoding DUF5673 domain-containing protein codes for MSTTDSQPIDRPSQFQLRHAGVIVVVMAITLAIAAPWLRQWTFTEWLAMLRYFGYMAIGVAIYLLLFERRHLAVRRQSGPVLISIRPATGKFRELFHYFLAASMIAIVLVLGLMQVKLQHAPPTNLYFWFLMNCLIPIQMSFNACSQFRAFNQTRLCDNGLVIYSFMFIPWEQLQRWNWGSVDPNKLLFYSKNMQVATIQVSRDQRDEIDAILRVKTASNDAKD; via the coding sequence ATGTCGACCACCGATTCCCAGCCAATCGACCGCCCATCGCAATTCCAACTTCGCCACGCCGGCGTCATCGTCGTGGTCATGGCGATTACGCTGGCGATTGCGGCGCCCTGGCTGCGGCAATGGACTTTTACCGAATGGCTGGCGATGTTGCGATATTTTGGGTACATGGCGATCGGCGTCGCTATCTATCTGCTGCTGTTTGAACGGCGGCATCTTGCTGTTCGCCGCCAATCGGGGCCCGTTCTCATCAGCATTCGACCTGCAACCGGCAAGTTTCGCGAACTCTTTCACTATTTTCTCGCCGCCTCGATGATCGCGATCGTTTTGGTTTTGGGCCTGATGCAAGTCAAACTGCAACATGCCCCGCCGACCAACCTGTACTTCTGGTTTCTCATGAACTGCCTGATTCCGATCCAAATGTCCTTTAACGCCTGCTCGCAATTTCGGGCTTTCAACCAAACGCGATTGTGCGACAACGGGCTGGTGATCTATAGCTTTATGTTCATCCCCTGGGAGCAGCTGCAGCGATGGAACTGGGGATCCGTTGACCCGAACAAGCTGCTGTTCTATTCCAAAAACATGCAGGTCGCCACGATTCAAGTTTCCCGCGATCAGCGCGACGAGATCGATGCGATCTTGCGCGTCAAAACCGCCAGCAATGACGCCAAAGACTAA
- a CDS encoding MlaE family ABC transporter permease, translating into MATGTADNNSNPSPKPRHLTWLEEGLFNWIADWGTLGIEFIIAVGDMSLFSLRTVKWLFNRLPKRETLVPNFYQVGVMSLPVVALTGTFIGMVLAVQSYFQFRQLGLETRLGAVINMTLVRELGPVLAATMLAGRVGSAMAAELGTMRVTEQIDALDSMGTNPIHYLVVPRFMACVILIPALTVMADFMGFVGGYFYSVNILGIDQHYYMYNSEQFVQSWDIFYGLIKSVFFGGTIALVSCHRGFHCEPGAEGVGRAATAAFVYSFVFILAIDLVLGITLDSFHSWIWPDHKMTF; encoded by the coding sequence ATGGCGACCGGAACAGCCGACAACAACTCGAACCCTTCGCCGAAGCCGCGGCATCTGACGTGGCTCGAGGAAGGACTGTTCAATTGGATCGCCGATTGGGGCACGCTGGGGATTGAGTTCATCATCGCCGTCGGCGACATGTCGCTGTTTAGCTTGCGGACGGTGAAGTGGCTGTTTAATCGGCTGCCAAAACGCGAGACGCTGGTCCCCAACTTTTACCAGGTTGGCGTGATGAGCCTGCCGGTGGTGGCGCTGACCGGAACGTTCATCGGTATGGTGCTCGCCGTGCAAAGCTATTTCCAGTTCCGCCAACTCGGGCTGGAAACTCGGCTGGGTGCGGTGATCAACATGACGCTGGTCCGTGAACTAGGACCGGTGCTCGCCGCGACGATGCTGGCCGGCCGCGTCGGCAGCGCAATGGCGGCCGAGCTGGGGACGATGCGCGTCACCGAACAAATCGACGCGCTCGACAGTATGGGGACCAATCCGATTCATTATCTGGTGGTCCCGCGATTTATGGCTTGCGTGATTTTAATACCAGCTTTGACCGTGATGGCCGACTTCATGGGGTTTGTCGGCGGTTACTTTTACTCGGTCAATATCCTGGGGATCGATCAGCACTACTACATGTACAACTCCGAGCAGTTCGTGCAGTCGTGGGATATTTTCTATGGTCTAATCAAAAGCGTCTTCTTTGGCGGCACGATCGCCTTGGTCAGCTGCCATCGCGGGTTCCACTGCGAACCAGGCGCCGAAGGGGTCGGACGAGCGGCGACGGCCGCGTTCGTATATTCGTTCGTCTTTATCCTGGCGATCGATCTGGTGCTGGGGATCACGCTTGATTCGTTCCATAGCTGGATTTGGCCCGATCATAAAATGACGTTCTGA
- a CDS encoding ABC transporter ATP-binding protein — MHARLEEGNAEPILDVDSLHVQFGAQTVLRDISIKIPRGQTLAIIGESGCGKTVLLKTLIALIKPTEGTVVFDGQNLHKISERELTKQRIRYGFVFQGAALFDSMTIGQNVAFPLKQHTSKPIEEIREIVFNLLADVGLPDSIVWKKPAELSGGMQKRVGLARSLALKPEVMLYDEPTTGLDPIMSDVINELVLRTRSRYPVTSIVVTHDMRTARKTADRVIMLYPASRLKGDEPQILYDGPPEGLDDCQDRRVTQFIHGEAGERLMEMREAARA, encoded by the coding sequence TTGCACGCCCGGTTGGAAGAAGGAAACGCAGAGCCGATTCTCGATGTCGATTCGCTGCATGTGCAGTTCGGCGCTCAGACGGTGCTGCGCGATATCTCCATCAAGATTCCTCGCGGGCAAACGTTGGCGATCATCGGCGAAAGCGGCTGCGGCAAGACGGTGCTGCTGAAGACGTTGATCGCGCTGATCAAGCCGACCGAAGGGACGGTCGTGTTCGACGGCCAGAACCTGCACAAGATCTCGGAACGAGAACTGACCAAGCAGCGGATCCGCTATGGGTTCGTCTTTCAAGGCGCCGCGCTGTTCGACAGCATGACGATCGGGCAGAACGTCGCCTTTCCGCTAAAACAGCATACGAGCAAGCCAATCGAAGAGATCCGCGAGATCGTCTTCAACTTGCTGGCCGACGTCGGTTTGCCTGACTCGATCGTCTGGAAGAAGCCGGCCGAGTTGTCTGGCGGGATGCAGAAACGCGTCGGCCTGGCTCGCTCGCTGGCGCTGAAGCCGGAAGTGATGCTGTACGACGAGCCGACGACCGGGCTCGACCCGATCATGAGCGACGTGATCAACGAGTTGGTGTTGCGGACCCGCTCGCGTTATCCGGTGACCAGCATCGTGGTGACGCACGACATGCGGACTGCCCGGAAGACGGCCGACCGGGTGATCATGCTCTACCCGGCGAGTCGGTTGAAGGGAGACGAACCGCAGATCTTGTACGATGGTCCGCCGGAAGGGCTGGACGATTGCCAAGATCGCCGCGTGACGCAGTTTATCCACGGCGAGGCCGGGGAGCGTCTGATGGAAATGCGCGAAGCGGCGAGGGCGTAA
- a CDS encoding MlaD family protein — protein sequence MDDRILQFRVGVVMLAALMIAGILLFLLGEFPTLVTDRNTLYVVFDQAPGVTVDTPVRTSGILIGRVSDVALQEDRDVLVTLKIDRKYMPRSNEVCRIASGSILGDALLEFVPGERPTQEVTVLQDKAVIEGLVANNPLDTLRNLEGQMATALTTMDSAGREVGALAHNANEALLNNRDRFERIMQKSELALDRFDTAMLAVNDLVADPELNRRLHEALQGLPETLNESRDLIERMKGVVERADVNLENLEGFTEPLGARGEQLIANLETSTENLSDMIEQLARLARAANNPDGTLGQLMTNPELYQRLNAAADNVQEVSGKLRPIINDVRVFTDKIARDPRILGVKGALNRNQSGIK from the coding sequence ATGGACGATCGCATACTACAATTTCGCGTGGGAGTCGTGATGTTGGCGGCGCTGATGATCGCCGGCATCCTGCTGTTCCTGCTGGGCGAGTTCCCGACGCTGGTGACCGATCGCAACACGCTATACGTCGTCTTCGATCAGGCGCCCGGCGTGACGGTCGATACGCCGGTTCGCACTTCCGGCATCTTGATCGGCCGGGTCAGCGACGTCGCTCTGCAGGAAGATCGCGACGTGCTGGTGACTCTGAAGATCGATCGCAAGTACATGCCTCGCTCGAACGAAGTTTGCCGCATCGCGTCCGGCTCAATCCTCGGCGACGCGCTGCTGGAGTTTGTGCCTGGCGAACGACCAACGCAGGAAGTCACCGTTCTGCAGGACAAGGCGGTGATCGAAGGCCTGGTCGCCAACAATCCGCTCGATACGCTTCGCAATCTGGAAGGTCAGATGGCGACGGCGCTGACGACGATGGATTCTGCCGGACGCGAAGTCGGCGCCTTGGCACACAACGCTAACGAGGCGCTGCTGAACAATCGGGACCGCTTTGAGCGGATCATGCAGAAGTCGGAGTTGGCGCTCGATCGGTTCGACACCGCGATGCTGGCGGTCAACGATCTGGTCGCCGATCCGGAATTGAATCGACGGCTGCATGAAGCGCTGCAAGGCTTGCCCGAAACGCTCAACGAATCGCGCGACCTGATCGAGCGGATGAAAGGGGTGGTCGAAAGGGCGGACGTGAATCTCGAAAACCTGGAAGGCTTTACCGAGCCGCTTGGCGCCCGGGGCGAACAGCTGATCGCCAACCTGGAAACGAGCACCGAGAACCTGAGCGACATGATCGAGCAATTAGCTCGTTTGGCTCGCGCCGCCAACAACCCCGACGGGACGCTCGGTCAGCTGATGACCAATCCAGAACTCTACCAGCGGCTAAACGCCGCGGCTGACAACGTCCAAGAGGTCTCCGGCAAGCTACGGCCGATCATCAACGACGTCCGCGTCTTCACCGACAAGATCGCCCGCGACCCGCGGATCTTGGGTGTGAAAGGGGCGCTGAATCGGAATCAGTCGGGAATTAAGTAG
- a CDS encoding protein-tyrosine phosphatase family protein, whose protein sequence is MQLAPLLLLPVLLAANPASPTGPAAKQVDPPGVHNLFQVTPRVLSGSQPHGEEGFESLEKLGVKVVVSVDGAKPDIAAAKKHGIQYVHIPFGYDGVPRDAQLQLAEVMKQHPGPIYFHCHHGKHRGPAGVAIACLADGSLTTDQAEAFMHQAGTSGDYTGLWKNVHQFQPIAADAPRPMLVEAAKVESLAAAMANIDRVYDNLVLIDKANWQTPADHPDLTPNDEALLMREGLYETGRLLPADKYDLKFRQLLKESEDIATSLEAKLKSGMTTGLTAELAKLKKSCNACHVDDRN, encoded by the coding sequence ATGCAACTTGCCCCGCTTCTACTTCTGCCGGTCTTGCTCGCCGCCAATCCGGCGTCGCCGACAGGTCCCGCCGCGAAGCAGGTTGATCCCCCAGGCGTCCACAATCTGTTCCAAGTGACGCCGCGGGTCCTCAGCGGCAGCCAACCGCATGGCGAAGAAGGCTTTGAGTCGCTAGAGAAACTGGGCGTCAAAGTGGTCGTCTCGGTCGATGGCGCCAAACCCGACATTGCCGCCGCCAAGAAGCATGGTATCCAGTACGTCCACATCCCGTTCGGTTACGACGGCGTACCGCGCGACGCTCAACTGCAACTGGCCGAAGTGATGAAACAACATCCTGGCCCGATCTACTTCCATTGCCACCACGGCAAACATCGGGGCCCCGCCGGCGTGGCAATCGCCTGTCTGGCCGACGGCTCGCTGACGACCGACCAAGCCGAGGCGTTCATGCACCAAGCCGGCACCAGCGGCGACTATACCGGGCTCTGGAAAAACGTCCACCAGTTCCAACCAATCGCCGCCGACGCGCCCCGGCCGATGCTGGTTGAAGCGGCCAAAGTCGAATCGCTAGCCGCCGCGATGGCCAATATCGATCGCGTTTACGACAACCTGGTGTTGATCGACAAAGCGAACTGGCAGACGCCCGCCGATCATCCCGATCTGACGCCAAATGACGAAGCGCTGCTGATGCGGGAAGGTCTCTACGAAACGGGACGGCTGCTGCCGGCGGACAAGTACGACCTAAAGTTTCGCCAGCTGCTGAAAGAGTCGGAAGATATAGCAACATCGCTCGAAGCGAAACTGAAGAGCGGTATGACGACCGGCTTGACCGCCGAGCTGGCGAAGCTGAAGAAGTCGTGCAACGCTTGCCATGTTGACGATCGGAATTAG